CAGCCTCACGTATACATATCGAGCCTTCTCCACCGATAGGTACCTGCACGGATTCGGATCGAATTGGCGGATGATTTGAATTGATAGGGCAAATCGGTGATCTCTGAGTAGTgggggattgggattgggaaggGAACCAGTTCCAGATGCCGATCTTGAAGGAATCGGAGCGGCGGTAGGAGGAGGGGCCGAAGGTGTCGATGCGCCACTGGGCCAGCCGGGAGATGGTCTCCACCCGGTTCTCCctctccatcccgccgccgccgccgccgccgccgccgcgccgtctcctctCACTCTACTTGTAATAACTCCCGGTAACATAACTTATtaacttttcctttttcctggtcAACAACATTTTTCTTAtcttagaaaaaaacaaagagataaactagattgtagctaaaataaaccttaccaatttttagcaagatggcaatattaccaaaattttagcatgatttcttatatatttatcaaatttagtaacaaactaaacgtagatttTATTTGACagctttataaaaaataatatggttaaaaatggcatcaaaaTGAACAGGCACTTTCCGAGCCATCATATTTTTATGGGCGATGCAAtgtatcaaaaaaaaatacacacaattTTGAAAAGTAATTTTGAAATAGAAGATTTCTATTGTAGTATAAATACACACAATTTTGGAACCGGACAACACAAGATGCTCAAGGGAAGAAtgccaagagaaaaaaaaattaaagaaaaaaaaaaggtcccaCCGGGATTCGAACCCAGGTCGCCAGATTCAAAGTCTGGAGTGCTAACCACTACACCATGGAACCGTTATTGTTGCTAATTATATCTTTAAACTTATTTATACAAACAATATTCGTTAGAGCCCACTTGAGACGGCCCATTAGTTTATAGAATGATAATAGCTAGGCCTCTTTCGTCAGATGGTTCGACCTTCCAAGTCCAACTGTACGCACCGCTTCAAATCTGTTTGCTCCCTCTTCAATTATTCTCCTACATTGTTTACGAGGTTTAGGGCTTATTCCTTCTAAAGAAATTGTAATGGAAAAGTACTGAAATATGTCATCCTTTAACACTAAACTGCccatttgttttaaaaaaaactcacgaAAGGCAAATTTCATATCCCTCTACtttaggaggaaaaaaaatccacttcAACATAATGTTTTCAATCCTTCTGTACTGTTTACCGAACAACCATAGAAAAGTTTACTATGTTTTTAACCCTTAGGTTTGCACATGTATTATCATAtattcctactttttttttctatttttatgttGTGAAAATCCTACAAAGCAAATGAGCCCTTGAGGGaaacaaaacttttttttaccaaaaatgtGGTGACACTTTTGTTCATTTCAGCCCTATATAtgtaatctctctctctctctctcattttagtatataactatcTCTCATATTATATCTTCTAGGCAGTTGATTAAttacttttaattttgtttctctTAAACACATGTATTATCATAtattcctactttttttttctatttctatgttGTGAAAATCCTACAAAGCAAATGAGCCCTTGAGGgaaacaaaacatttttttaccaaaaatatGATGACACTTTTGTCTAGTTCATTTCaacccccccctctctctcattttagtatataactatcTCTCATATCATATCTTCTAGGCAGTTGATTAAttacttttaattttgtttctcttaaacattgtgtattaaaaaaaatacaatgtaACTGCAGAAATTTATAATATAACTTTAAAAATTTACAATATAAATGTAGTTAATATATAGCACAAAAATGATTTgactattttctatttaaattgtGGCGCAATAAATATAGCTAGTCAAGAAAATAGAATATCTCTACcatatctatactcctttaaaaagaCTCTAAAGTTGTGTTCTTTTGGGCGGGTTGGGAACCTCTCACCTCCACATGCAAAACGGAGCGATAGATTAACACATGATAACGTGGCAATGATGCATCTGTCTTTCCCTACCTATTTCCGTTGTAGCTTTTACATATTACCCACTTAAACTTCTTAATATTACATAAGAACTAAATCTAAATAGATAGCCAcatgtaaaattaaattaagataACTATTCCATATAGGAAAAGGTAGATAACATATCTCACAAAAAAGtacttttctttattttgagaAATATTGTGATATTTTTTGTACTTTTATCACTAGCAAAGTGCGACATTTAGCTAGTTAGAAAAGCTAGCATACGTCATACCATCCCGGTACATATATAAAACAATATAGTCATGTAGTCCACACGTTATAGCCGAAACATGGCCATACCTTATGCTCAATGTCCCCATGCCCAAGCCTAGCCATGTGACCACACCTTGATTCTCCACATTCCTCCTCTACTAAATTGCTCATGTCGAAGAGCATATGCAGGCCTAGCGCAACAAATACATGCAACTGGGTGAGCCTATTTGATCATACATAACTTTCCCCctagttttttttgttcttaactTAATTTTTCCCCTTCATTTCATTTGATTTCATTTGTCAGTATTAACTAATGCACCATACCCTTTTATTTGTATATCTTAAATTTCTTACTCCAAGCACTATTGGAGCTATGCATATCGACTGGTGATACCATGATAATCTTATGTATTCAAGGGCAAACATTAATAATATTTAGCGATGCTACATTGATGATACTCTACTAATGCACCAATTACACTTATAGCATGCTAAAGATAATCGTAAACATATTATACGGTCAATACACCAACAATAATGATAAACAATGATGAAACCCTCAATACAATGATGATATTCATGACACATTGATACACCAACGGTATGAAGTGGACAATATATTTGACACGCCAATGGTACTATCACCCAAAGGATATCTCAAATACAACAATACCATGCCTATAATACCTCTCATGCATCAACAATAACACGTTGATGATACCTCCAACACACATATAGTACTCAAATTGGAATATCGATGATATTTGAAATACATTGACCATAAAAAAACTAAGAACTCAACATTATGATATATCCACAATACTATAGTATCATGCTACTTGTTGAGTCATAATACCTTTGTGGTACCATGAAGAATCATTGATGTTTTGTGATACGTGTTGATTTCATCAATTCATGATACCCGTAGGTATCACGGATATTTCATGATACCTATAGGATTAATGGTACCTTGTAGATATCACCGATGTTTCCATCATGACACCTTGTGGTATCATGATACCCGTAGGTATCACCAATATTTCATGACACCCAAATGTATTAGGTACCTTTGTTGTATCATGATACCAGTTGGTATCACCGATATTTCATAATATCCATACGTAGCATGGTACCTTGTGGTGTTATGATACTCGTAGGTATCACTGATATTTCATAATTCCTAGATGTATCAGGTACCTTGTGGTATCATGATACCAATAGAGATACCATCGACAATTCATGATACCTTTAGGTATCACCATGTTTCATGGTGCCCATATGTAGCATTTATATTGTTGTATCATGACGTACCACCAATGTTTCACGAAGGAATCCTCTATATAGGTGTGTGTCAGGGTTTAGGGGTAACTAAATTTCTATAGTAACATTATGAAGCTATATCAAGGTTGTAAGATTATATCATAGAGATATCACCTATATTTATAGTGGCTTTCATATAGTGTTGTCTGATAAGCCAACAAGTAGATAATAAAGGCCTATGTAGGTATTACTAAGGTTTTATATATGGTGCTATCACTGATATGTATATCACAAAATTTTCATGAACGTGTTGAGCTCATCTTTTCCCTTCGTCGGTCCAGCCCAACTGCTATCTATCCTAATTAGAGAGGGAGGCATGCTATCCTATACCAAAACACACAAATTATGCTAACAAGAACGGCCACTAAAGCCAGCCCAATCCGGCCAATGCACAAAGCTTAATCTAGCATGGGCTATGTAACGCGTGCGGGCCGATAGGGTTCCATGGCTAGCACTTAAGCAAAATAAGTGCTCAGCTCGCGAAATAGTGGCACGTTGAACATAAGTAGAAGCACTAGCAAGTCAGGTATACCATTAAGATGATATATCGTACGCTAGTTGCTCCCTATGTAAAAACGTAGCGGAAAAATATGGTTCCCTATAGTTTTTTTATCTGTAGAGAACAAAGGGTAGAGGGCCCACCACACTCTTACCATCGTCTACCAGCATGCAGAAAACAACATAGGCAGTGCCATAAAAGTTGTATGGGACAAACTCTCATTTGCTTCCTAAATTTTTTTGCTTTGAcccaattttgttttttttccgcCATCTCTCATCTCTAATATCCCCTTTTCTTATGctccttccatcccaaaatatatatacaacttctagagttcaaattttgtcccaaaTAAAACAACCTAATACTTGTAAAAGATGACTTTTACAACTAAACTACCTATACTACCCCTTGACTTCATTATCACCTGAAAGTCTAGGTCCACAACTCACCCACCTTGAGGAGACAAACAAGTCTTTTTACCCCCTCTCCTTAATATTCACTAAGAAGAGAGATAGTAGCTAGTGGCTAAAATTGGCTATATTTTAGCATGCGCACGCGTGTTGTGTGTGTGGACTCTCTTCTAACCTCAATCTAGAGCTACCTCTATTCTTCTCTTCTCTGGTGAAATGAGCAACCATGATCTCCCACCTGCCAGCAGTAGGTGTCCTCCTAACTTTCCATCCATGACCCCTCCCCCCCtcaaatcactaaaattttcaTCCCAATTAAAACCCTGCTCTAAAGGTGCAGTCCTCATCGAACCTAAGACTAGCATCAGGTTACTTGTGCTAGGCAGGTAGGTAACTTGTCCTCATGCGTCCCACTATTCCTAGAGGTTCTCAGTTAAgtagatcgaggaggaggtagATGTAGTAAAGAGGTGGTGGCCTTGGCATGTTATCTAAGAGTGATGTATGATCGTGTGTCATTTACATCTTAAAACTGTAGCCTTAAAAATACAAATCTTAAGGGGTTGTGTGTTGTTTAGTTGCctgaaaacaagaaaaaaattagtaaaactTTGAATAGCCACAATATATCgttttaagattcgtgcaatTCCCTAACCCTACCATTTCTTATCTTCTTCCTTACACTCTCGACACAATTCCTCTTTATCCCTCCCGATCCCCCAGCCCAACACACACCTCCTCTTCCACCATGCCATATGTACAGAAATTGTTCTACTCCTAACCAGATAGAGCATGGCTATTGATTTCACTAGAGAGGCGTAGATGAGCTTTAGTGTGCCCCACCCTTCTTTGTGCCATCGCCCCCACCATGCTCTTTCTTCATTTTCCCAAAGAGATACCCGGCTCGCCCCACCTTGCCTGTCGGATTATCCACCAACTCCTAGTTGATCACCTCACCCCTGCCAACAACTGACCCTCTCCTTGCCTGTGGCTCCAACGCCATCACTGTCACCTTGTACCATATACCTTCACCATCGAGCTGCCACCTCCACAGCCATCCCTCTAAGCACTACAATGGTGCTAGCTTTCCTTGACGAGGCATTTTCATCAAGAAGTAGCGCAATCCACACGCACATATGCTGGAGAGAGATGTTGATGGATCTATTAAAGGGGATGGGTGGATTTGGGGGTTTGCGGGTGAAAGGGCATACATACACACGCTGATTTAGAAAACGAATGCCGGACAAATGCATACGGTCCATGTAAACACTGGAAAAATGCACATGTTTTCTCTTACTTACACGTGGGGCTTTCTTGAAACTACATATTATTGATTAGTTATATGATGAAAATACTTGTACACCTATGCTAGTACAGTTGTTACGACGAATTAGGCCTAGATTATATATGACGAATTTGTCCATACAATCCCATACTTACAAATGGGACCAACTTTGTTGTGGGCTCATGAGGACCCTGCCTACCAAGTTATACAACAAAATTCTTCATCACCGTGTGATAACCCAACTATTAATGACAAAATCCATGGCGTTTGTGATGAGCCCGTTTGTCGCCGTGAACATATATTATGACCAAGGCCTCCAGTTATTGCTAGGATTGGTTGAGGGTGAAGTTTACGATGACTTTTTAACGAATTTGTCATAGATCAATGACGGATTCCCTATTCGTCACACGGAATGCGTAGAAAGCCTATATCTATTTTATTGAAGCCCTGGGAAGCCCCCGCCTTCCATTCCCCCCAACCCCTCTCTCACCCCACCCAACCTTGGGACTTATAATTGGTCTGTGCTGCCATCTTTAGGCATTGCCGGAGAGAAGAGATGCTTGCTAGAGGAAATAAAATAGCTGCTCGTGGAGAAGAAGAGGTGCATGAATTTCCATGTTCATCTAACTATTAAACTATACATTGGAATTTTCGAGGAATATTTTAGGTGATAGAAAATTAATCCCCAAATACTAAACCCTTAGAATACATTAATTTTCACATAATACATTACTTTTCTGTAAGATAAGATCGGAAGTGAGATATCATGGGGTACTCAATTTGGGCACATGAATAACAAAAGGATGGAAACAACTGATGATTGCGTTAGGGTGGACCGCCCCGGCCGGTGTGTTATGATTGCAGTGGTAGTGGAAGTTGCTATCCACGTATATAATCCCGCGGCTTCAATTTCAATTATATTCGTTCTGTTGATTAACAGTGAAGGTATCTGCTGGGTTTAAGCAATGTAGCAATCTACTATCTACCTAGCTAGGTGTACTAACAAACTGTGTTTTGTATCTATCAACTAAAAACAACACATGCAGAAACAAGCGATACGTACGCCATGATCAATATAATGTTACATTATATTTAAACAacgataaaatatatatagatacaaaTTAATTGATCAATACTATATATACTGCAGAGAGGTGGTGTACACATTAAGCAGACAAcgatatatgtatacatatatatgatgtatATAGTGAtagtgcatatatatgtgtatatatagcaCCTAATTAAATGCTAGCTAACTTAATCATCATCAGTTACAAACCTCTCTCAGCAATGAGGTCAAAAGACGAACGACCGATAGATACACACACTGACACtagtagctaattaattaagaatgAACTAACAACCGTGTACTGACATAAGCTAGATAGTAAGCATGCAGATGGCCTGATGATGGCCAGTGGTCAAATTAATGTATACATCATGGAGACGGAGTAATCAACTAATTAATAGTACACTCGATCGTTTAATTGTGCGTATTTGTAAGaattcatgcatatatatgatgaaTGAATTGTCAATTGATAATAATCGatctggatcgatcgatcagtctcGGTCATCGATGAAGCCTGACGAAGAAATGTTGTTGCTGttcttggagctagaagcgGAAGGCAGGTGGTGGAAGAGCTgatgcgccggcggcggcagcaagctGGTGAGCAGGTTCCAGTCGACGATGCCGGCTTGCTGATCGACGTCGACGCAGCTGCTAGCCTGCGAGACGTagccctcgccgtcgacgatgGTGGGGCTCTCCAGAGGCGGCATCATGTCGGAGAAGTGAAGCTTGGACTCTGAACTCAGAATGTTGCTGTGGTCGACGACGctgttattgttgttgttggcgAAGAGAGCTGAGGCAGCGGCGCCCATCAATGGCCGCCCGGCGAAGCTAGGGTTGTCGTGGTGCAGCAGCAAGCTGTAGTTGTCGGGGACGGCGGCGTAGGCTCCGGCGCCGTAGCTGCCGGGGATGCAGCCGTAGGACAGCCTGTGCTGCTGCTGGTTGGGCATCGGCTTCTGAAACGCGCGGCAAACCACCCAACCTTCCTCCTGCATCCATATTCCATATTAATATCCATGAATTAACATATATAGTAGGACAGATAATTAAGTAAAGAAGTAAAAAATTAAGATGGAATGGAATAGGTGGTTGCAATGCATGCCTGAGTAGGGGCGTGTTCGTTGGATTGGAGGCGGTACTCGTGGATGATCCAGTCGGTCTTCCGGCCGTTGGGGGCGCGACCCTTGTAGAACACCAGCGTCTTCCTCATCCCGATCAccctcgtcgacggcgacgagagcACCGGCTTGTCGCGGCCGGTGGCCTTCCAGAagcccgccgccgtggcgcggtTGGTCCTCGTCCCGCTGGGGTACTTGCGGTCCTTGTAGCTGAAGAAGTACCACTCCGTCTGCTCATCGCCGCCATGCCCACCGTACTTGCAACGCTCtgccacatatatataattcatcagAATCATCGATCGTTCAGTTCCCAAATTAATTGCTGAATTGATATTAATTATGCATGAATAGAATGCATGGTTTATTTAATGTAATGGATCAGTACGTACCTTGCAGATCCCATGGCTCGATCCTGTAGAGATCGAGCTCCTGGATGATGTCGAGATCGATCTTCTGGGAGGCCACCTTCCTGGCGAGGTAGTAGCCCaccagctcctcctccgtcggGTGAAACCTGAACCCCGGCGGCACACATGGAGACTCTCCTGCCTCCTCCTCATGCCGATCCATTGCTATTTCCTCCGATCGACCGATCAAttcttctagctagctagctaggagtatCGCGATCTTTGCTGTATATATATCTAGCTGATGGATGGTTGGAATTTGATTGCCTGGTGACTCTCTATGCCTCGATCGATTGGCTGCAGATCAAAACAAGCATATGCAGAAAAAGCTATATCATCatcagctatatatatgtcttcttcagATCGATGCTCATCAATTTTCAGCCCAATCTCAGATTCTCATGAGTGTATAGTAGCTATAGCCTATAGCTAGAGCAATGAACTGCATGCAAGTGCAAGCGCAAGCGCATCTGGATGGGTCCAAGGCTGGAAAAGCTCCTAGAAATAGGACAGACACGGCCACTCATGCAATGGAACATGACCTAATCAGCCAGCCAGTAGTTGCACCATACCTATACAACCTAGTCGTACATACATACTAGTAAGTATACCTTTAAACCAATCAATATTCTGAAGCTAGCTAGGTCGACCGGGGAGACTAGCTTCATGCATCAGATGAATATTAGAACTAATTAAGAACACGGACAGTCAGCAGCTAGCAAGCTGTACACACACGCCTGTAcctactaattaattagtactagcAGTTTGATTAGGGACAGGCAGGCATGCATGGACtatagcatatatatgcagctgAAACTAAGGGTACCTTCCTTAAGCTAGCTGCTCAGCTTGTAACACACCAAAGTTGGGCttctgctgcatgcatgctagctagGAGAGATGAGAACTGGAAAGTAGTAGTACTGGCTTGTGGACAGTATGAGAGGCTTTTTGGAGGGTAGAGAGAGATctacaataataataatgtgtGCAATATTTGTCTTCCTAGCTTGGAGTGCACTTCAGGGCTCATATCCACCATCCATACAACCCTCTCTCTTACCATACAGCcatatagtactagtactagctcCTCCTTTCCCAATCTTACCTAAAGCCTGCTGCTTGTTGAGCTCCTGGTCACATCTTCAATATTTCTCCACACAAAAATTATATGCGAATCTAACATAATACTGCATGCGCAGGTATGTAACAACGACTCGTGCATATATAGGTACGACATACCAACAAATTTAATTAAGATCATGCATGCAAGAAATATGTACTCGATCCTTAGTTTAattggcatatatatatgacgAAGTGCGCGTGCACTCACCTAATTAGATAACCATATGCATGAAGTACAGCGCTACAGCAGCAGCCAGAAGGAGATCTTCTCCCAAGTCGATCCCAACTATAATGAACactgtatatattatatatggtggCTGTGTAGCTAGCTATAGATGAGATGAGATCAAAAGATGGATCGATGATGGCAAGGAATTTAGTTGGTATCTAAGCTAAGGGAGCTTTGTGAGCTATTTATACATGAGAAAAAGCGAGCTTATGAGTGCCTGGGCTGTGCAAAGATGAGGATATGCATGGTACATCATCGCTCGATCGATTAGCGCTATAGCTCTTGCTTAATTGATTAAGTGCGCGTGGAGTGGAGATCTTCAGCGCGTGTAGAATCTAGAC
The Oryza glaberrima chromosome 8, OglaRS2, whole genome shotgun sequence DNA segment above includes these coding regions:
- the LOC127782280 gene encoding NAC domain-containing protein 105-like, with amino-acid sequence MDRHEEEAGESPCVPPGFRFHPTEEELVGYYLARKVASQKIDLDIIQELDLYRIEPWDLQERCKYGGHGGDEQTEWYFFSYKDRKYPSGTRTNRATAAGFWKATGRDKPVLSSPSTRVIGMRKTLVFYKGRAPNGRKTDWIIHEYRLQSNEHAPTQEEGWVVCRAFQKPMPNQQQHRLSYGCIPGSYGAGAYAAVPDNYSLLLHHDNPSFAGRPLMGAAASALFANNNNNSVVDHSNILSSESKLHFSDMMPPLESPTIVDGEGYVSQASSCVDVDQQAGIVDWNLLTSLLPPPAHQLFHHLPSASSSKNSNNISSSGFIDDRD